From Rhododendron vialii isolate Sample 1 chromosome 10a, ASM3025357v1, the proteins below share one genomic window:
- the LOC131302600 gene encoding uncharacterized protein LOC131302600, giving the protein MSEFIEGPVTEPTTDVELKTFEFRRSLAMTWLFNSMKADIRSPFLLLNTPYQIWTIAKQTYSQQGNDAQCFELRKRLRTMDQHNRSVAVYFADLSGAWQEFDYYQGFQAVCSVDAGAWLKRIEKERVYDFLAGLDVEYDPIRVQVLGRVLFPSLGEAYAIVQQEESRRGAMLQAPTSDRSALVAIPQGQFGSGSGKSQSGTTSGTIDRMSLQCDYCHNTGHTKDFCWKLHGRPSRGRGSGRGGRGRGPGRSQAQAHVSEFAALSDSGFSTGVQSPSDSVGGFSQGEMQALRRLMAQADSASTIAPTSTAAPTASYFAHS; this is encoded by the exons atgtctgagttcattgaaggccctgttactgagcctactactgatgttgaactcaagacGTTTGAGTTTCGTCGATCTTTAGCCATGActtggttgtttaattctatgaaagctgatattcgtagtcctttcttgcttcttaacactccatatcagatttggactattgccaaacagacttattctcagcagggcaatgatgctcagtgttttgagttgcgaaagcgacttcgtactatggatcaacacaatcgatctgTTGCTGTTTACTTTGCTGATCTCAGTGGGGCctggcaagaatttgattattatcaggggtttcaAGCAGTCTGTTCCGTTGATGCTGgtgcttggttaaaaagaatagagaaagagcgtgtgtatgactttcttgctggtcttgatgtggagtatgatccaattagagtgcaggtgttgggtcgtgttctgtttccatctttgggagaggcctatgccattgttcaacaggaggagagcagaaggggtgctatgttacaagctcctacttctgatcgttctgcattGGTTGCTATTCCGCAGGGACAGTTTGGGTCTGGCAGTGGAAAGTCTCAGTCTGGTACTACCAGTGGGACCATAGACCGTatgtcactccagtgtgattattgccacaacactggacataccaaggatttctgttggaagttacatggtcgtccttctcgtgggcgaggcagtggacgtggaggtcgaggtcgtggtcccgGGCGTTCTCAGGCTCAGGCACATGTTTCAGAGTTTGCTGCCTTGtctgattctgggttcagtacaggagttcagtcaccttctgattctgttggcggtttctctcagggggagatgcaagctctcaggcgtcttatggctcaggctgattctgcctctactatagctcctacttccacagcagctcctactgcatcctattttgctcattcat ga